One window of the Capnocytophaga haemolytica genome contains the following:
- a CDS encoding isochorismatase family protein has product MLQIQQTQLVVLDIQGKLSQIVYKSDEMLANSRIMVQGAQALGIPILWVEQTPDKLGATHPSLVALRTDNGAITKKTFSAYGNPEFVERLQTHYRPQVLLIGIETHICIYQTALDMLEAGFEVYVVADAVSSRTADNKATALAMLQSEGVKLTTTESALFALLRTSEHPQFRTVAKLIK; this is encoded by the coding sequence ATGTTACAAATCCAACAAACACAGTTAGTCGTATTAGACATTCAAGGAAAGCTCTCCCAGATCGTTTATAAGTCCGACGAGATGCTTGCCAATAGCCGTATTATGGTGCAAGGAGCCCAAGCACTCGGCATTCCTATCCTTTGGGTAGAGCAAACCCCCGACAAGCTCGGAGCTACCCATCCCTCGCTTGTTGCCCTTCGGACAGACAACGGAGCGATAACGAAGAAAACCTTCTCCGCCTATGGCAACCCTGAGTTCGTCGAGAGGCTGCAAACTCATTACCGTCCGCAGGTGCTCCTCATTGGGATAGAAACCCATATATGTATCTACCAAACGGCGCTCGATATGCTCGAGGCAGGCTTTGAGGTTTATGTCGTAGCCGATGCCGTTTCCTCGCGCACCGCCGATAATAAAGCCACAGCCCTTGCAATGCTACAAAGTGAGGGTGTAAAGCTCACCACCACCGAGTCAGCGCTCTTTGCCCTATTGCGCACCTCAGAACACCCTCAGTTCCGCACAGTGGCAAAGCTCATAAAGTAA
- the rlmN gene encoding 23S rRNA (adenine(2503)-C(2))-methyltransferase RlmN, whose protein sequence is MEDTKRDIRALTKEELRSFFEANGDKAFRGNQVYEWLWNKGLHRFEDMTNLPKATREMLEAHFAINHIKVDVMQRSDDGTIKNAVRLHDGLLVESVLIPTENRTTACVSSQVGCSLNCSFCATARLKRMRNLLPDEIFDQVKVIDDQSKMFFGRPLSNIVFMGMGEPLMNYNNVLKAIDKITSEEGLGMSAKRITVSTSGVPKLIKKMADDGVKFKLAVSLHSAIDEVRTSIMPFNTQFPLSELREALSHWYQKTKNRITYEYVVWKGINDQKKDVDALIKFCKFAPSKVNLIEYNPIDDGNFQQAAAESLTMYQTMLEDAGITVTVRRSRGKDIDAACGQLANKAAKE, encoded by the coding sequence ATGGAGGATACAAAAAGAGACATACGCGCCTTGACCAAGGAGGAACTCAGGAGCTTCTTTGAGGCTAATGGAGATAAGGCTTTCAGGGGGAATCAGGTGTATGAGTGGCTTTGGAATAAGGGGTTGCATCGTTTTGAGGATATGACGAACCTTCCGAAGGCAACCCGCGAGATGCTTGAGGCGCATTTTGCCATTAACCACATCAAGGTGGATGTGATGCAGCGCAGCGATGATGGTACTATCAAGAATGCCGTGCGGCTACACGATGGGTTGCTGGTGGAATCGGTGCTCATCCCGACGGAGAACAGAACTACTGCCTGTGTGTCAAGCCAAGTGGGGTGTAGCTTGAATTGTTCGTTTTGTGCTACAGCGCGTTTGAAACGTATGCGCAATTTGCTTCCTGATGAGATTTTCGACCAAGTGAAAGTGATTGATGACCAGAGCAAAATGTTTTTCGGTCGGCCTTTATCAAACATTGTGTTTATGGGAATGGGTGAACCGCTGATGAACTACAACAATGTGCTTAAAGCTATTGATAAAATCACCTCGGAGGAGGGTTTGGGGATGTCAGCCAAGCGCATCACAGTGTCGACTTCGGGAGTGCCGAAACTCATTAAGAAAATGGCGGATGATGGCGTGAAGTTTAAGTTGGCAGTCTCTCTCCACTCAGCGATCGATGAGGTGCGTACCAGCATTATGCCTTTCAACACGCAGTTTCCGCTTTCTGAACTTCGAGAAGCCCTTTCCCACTGGTACCAGAAGACAAAAAACAGGATTACTTACGAATACGTGGTGTGGAAAGGCATCAATGACCAGAAGAAAGACGTCGACGCACTGATAAAATTCTGCAAGTTTGCCCCTTCAAAGGTGAACCTAATAGAATACAACCCTATTGACGATGGCAACTTCCAGCAAGCCGCTGCCGAAAGCCTCACAATGTATCAAACAATGCTTGAAGACGCAGGGATTACCGTTACGGTGCGCCGCTCACGAGGGAAAGACATTGATGCCGCTTGTGGGCAATTGGCAAACAAGGCTGCCAAAGAATAG
- the leuS gene encoding leucine--tRNA ligase, producing MNYDHKKIEAFWQAYWAEHQTFKANNATDKPKYYVLDMFPYPSGAGLHVGHPLGYIASDIVARYKRHKGFNVLHPQGYDSFGLPAEQYAIATGQHPAITTAQNIARYREQLDKMGFSFDWSREVKTSDPNYYKNTQWIFAQLFEAWYDKNADKAQPISALIDIFTSQGNGKVNAACDDDTPTFSAEEWNAFPPERQQEILLKYRLTYLAETEVNWCPALGTVLANDEVINGRSERGGHPVIRKKMTQWSMRITAYAERLLTGLQSIDWSESIKESQRNWIGKSVGASITFHLQNSNENDPVIEVFTTRPDTIYGVTYLTLAPEHPLVEQITSTAQQQAVLQYKEEASKRSERDRMADTKTISGVFTGAYALHPLTHQPIPIWVGDYVLSNYGTGAVMAVPAGDDRDFAFAQFFKGKTGMPAIKNIFDKDISEGAYTEKGGFKLQNSDVLNGLDYKEAFTKAIETLIAAKSGARKVNYRLRDAVFSRQRYWGEPFPVYYVNNLPQLIDEKYYPILLPEVEKYLPTETGEPPLGNASVWAWDTESGAVVENAKVNNTTVFPMELNTMPGWAGSSWYWLSYMRDAAHREGFPESAEVNYWRDVDLYVGGSEHATGHLLYSRFWNKFLKDIGRVSVEEPFTKLINQGMILGMSAFAYRLEGTNTFVSKNRINGRKVQPLHVDISLLKDVTDELDIDKFKSWRADYANAEFELEDGRYLCGREVEKMSKSKYNVVNPDDICMQYGADTLRLYEMFLGPIDQAKPWNTAGISGVYNFLRKLWRLYAGENGLQVNDETPTEGMLKSLHKTIKKVNEDIESFSFNTSISQFMICVNELSAQKCRSRAVLEPLVVLLSPFAPHIAEELWHLLGHNQSVEYTPYPLHEDKYLVESTKEYPVSFNGKVRFKRDFPADMAPSEIEKAILADAQTVAQLAGASPKKVIVVPNKIINIVM from the coding sequence ATGAATTACGATCATAAAAAGATAGAAGCCTTCTGGCAAGCCTATTGGGCGGAGCACCAGACTTTCAAGGCAAACAACGCTACCGACAAGCCGAAATACTATGTGCTGGATATGTTCCCTTATCCATCGGGGGCTGGGCTGCACGTCGGGCACCCACTCGGCTATATTGCCAGTGATATCGTAGCGAGATACAAGCGCCATAAGGGTTTCAACGTATTACACCCACAAGGCTACGACAGCTTTGGGCTTCCTGCCGAACAATATGCCATTGCCACTGGGCAACACCCTGCCATCACCACGGCGCAGAACATTGCCCGCTATAGAGAGCAGCTCGACAAGATGGGCTTCTCATTTGATTGGAGCAGAGAGGTTAAAACCTCCGACCCTAATTACTACAAGAACACACAATGGATCTTCGCTCAGCTGTTCGAGGCTTGGTACGACAAAAACGCCGATAAAGCCCAGCCGATAAGCGCCCTCATCGACATTTTCACCTCCCAAGGCAACGGAAAGGTCAATGCCGCTTGCGACGACGACACACCTACCTTTAGTGCCGAAGAGTGGAACGCTTTTCCGCCTGAACGCCAGCAGGAAATCCTTTTGAAATACCGACTTACCTACCTCGCCGAGACGGAAGTAAACTGGTGTCCTGCGCTGGGCACCGTCCTTGCGAATGACGAGGTGATTAACGGTCGCTCAGAGCGTGGCGGCCACCCTGTGATCCGTAAGAAAATGACACAATGGAGTATGCGCATTACGGCGTACGCTGAGCGCCTACTCACTGGCTTACAATCCATCGATTGGAGCGAATCCATCAAGGAAAGCCAGCGCAATTGGATAGGTAAATCCGTCGGCGCCAGTATTACTTTTCACCTTCAAAATAGTAATGAAAATGACCCTGTAATCGAGGTCTTCACCACGCGCCCCGACACTATTTACGGCGTAACTTACCTCACCCTTGCGCCTGAACATCCACTGGTGGAGCAAATCACTTCGACAGCCCAGCAGCAAGCCGTTTTGCAATACAAAGAGGAGGCTTCCAAGCGGTCGGAACGCGATCGTATGGCGGATACTAAAACCATCTCGGGGGTGTTTACGGGTGCCTACGCCCTACACCCGCTTACCCACCAGCCGATACCCATTTGGGTGGGCGACTACGTGCTTTCCAATTATGGGACGGGCGCTGTGATGGCAGTACCCGCAGGCGACGACCGTGATTTCGCCTTTGCACAATTTTTTAAAGGAAAAACAGGGATGCCAGCTATCAAAAACATCTTTGATAAAGACATTTCTGAGGGGGCGTACACCGAAAAAGGCGGCTTCAAGTTGCAAAACTCCGACGTGTTGAACGGTTTGGACTACAAAGAAGCCTTCACCAAAGCCATAGAAACCTTAATCGCTGCGAAATCAGGTGCCCGCAAGGTGAATTATCGCTTGAGAGATGCTGTTTTTTCTCGACAACGCTATTGGGGAGAACCTTTCCCCGTGTATTACGTCAATAATTTGCCACAACTGATCGACGAAAAATATTACCCCATCCTCCTGCCAGAGGTAGAGAAATATTTACCAACGGAAACGGGCGAACCACCGTTGGGGAACGCTTCTGTGTGGGCGTGGGACACTGAAAGCGGCGCGGTAGTCGAAAATGCAAAAGTGAACAACACTACCGTCTTCCCGATGGAGCTCAATACGATGCCTGGGTGGGCTGGCTCCTCGTGGTACTGGCTTTCGTATATGCGCGATGCCGCCCACCGCGAAGGTTTCCCCGAAAGTGCCGAAGTGAATTACTGGCGCGACGTAGATTTATACGTCGGGGGTAGTGAGCACGCCACTGGGCACTTGCTGTACAGCCGTTTTTGGAATAAATTCCTCAAAGACATCGGTAGGGTAAGCGTTGAGGAACCCTTTACAAAGCTCATCAACCAAGGGATGATCTTAGGAATGAGCGCCTTTGCTTATCGTCTGGAAGGAACCAACACCTTCGTGAGCAAAAACCGCATCAATGGCAGAAAAGTACAACCTTTGCACGTCGATATTTCCCTACTGAAGGATGTTACCGACGAGTTGGATATTGATAAATTCAAAAGCTGGCGTGCCGACTATGCTAACGCCGAATTCGAGTTGGAAGACGGCAGGTACCTCTGTGGACGCGAAGTAGAAAAGATGTCCAAATCGAAGTACAACGTTGTCAATCCTGACGATATCTGTATGCAGTATGGTGCCGATACATTGCGCCTGTACGAGATGTTCCTCGGACCGATAGATCAAGCTAAACCTTGGAATACGGCTGGCATCTCAGGGGTATACAACTTTTTGCGCAAACTATGGCGCCTCTACGCAGGGGAAAACGGACTTCAAGTGAATGATGAGACACCTACCGAAGGAATGCTAAAATCACTTCACAAGACTATTAAAAAGGTGAATGAAGATATAGAGTCGTTTTCGTTTAACACCTCTATAAGCCAATTTATGATATGCGTCAATGAGCTCAGCGCCCAAAAGTGTCGCAGTAGGGCAGTGTTGGAGCCACTGGTAGTGCTACTATCGCCCTTTGCGCCGCATATCGCTGAAGAACTGTGGCACCTACTGGGGCACAACCAGAGTGTGGAATACACTCCTTACCCCCTTCACGAGGATAAGTACTTGGTGGAGAGCACTAAGGAGTACCCCGTGTCCTTCAATGGGAAAGTGCGCTTCAAAAGAGATTTCCCAGCCGATATGGCGCCTTCTGAAATTGAAAAAGCCATCCTTGCCGATGCGCAAACCGTTGCACAGCTCGCTGGCGCCTCACCAAAGAAAGTTATTGTTGTTCCTAACAAAATTATAAATATTGTTATGTAA
- a CDS encoding DUF6261 family protein → MATLKLLERAKVTEVDDTSDRLITLYKSESGLSKDAFLTSLFAEIQKLSDQITEAIKRDTGVSELLKADRVRNKSLSNLNRALLGYSAMPIPTLKEPAEKLHKLYNKYCVKILRKNYADKSSMIESLLQAFAGEEPVALTANLTGVKECVDDLKDSQTKFHTMRVTYEKAVAKQAQTENATALKKTLLDRINVKLVPYANTMKMVDEKKYKHFYDTIVQIITDTNAAIKLRSGKKVRKKKN, encoded by the coding sequence ATGGCAACACTAAAATTATTAGAACGTGCGAAAGTAACAGAAGTAGATGATACTTCCGACCGATTGATCACCTTATATAAGAGTGAATCAGGATTGAGTAAAGATGCCTTCCTGACTTCTTTATTTGCTGAGATCCAAAAACTCTCTGACCAAATCACCGAAGCCATTAAGCGCGACACAGGTGTCTCGGAATTGCTAAAGGCAGATAGAGTGCGCAACAAATCGCTAAGCAACCTCAACCGCGCCCTTTTAGGCTATAGCGCTATGCCTATACCTACCCTAAAAGAGCCTGCCGAAAAGCTACACAAGCTCTATAATAAGTACTGTGTAAAGATATTAAGAAAAAATTACGCCGACAAATCGTCGATGATTGAATCTTTGTTGCAGGCTTTTGCTGGAGAGGAGCCAGTAGCCCTCACTGCAAACCTCACTGGGGTTAAAGAGTGCGTAGACGACTTGAAGGATAGTCAAACAAAGTTCCACACAATGCGCGTAACCTACGAGAAAGCCGTAGCCAAGCAGGCACAGACGGAGAATGCAACTGCACTGAAAAAAACGCTTTTAGATCGCATTAATGTAAAGTTAGTGCCTTATGCAAATACTATGAAGATGGTAGATGAGAAAAAGTACAAACACTTTTACGACACCATTGTGCAGATCATCACTGACACGAATGCAGCGATCAAACTAAGGAGTGGAAAGAAAGTGAGAAAGAAAAAGAATTAG
- a CDS encoding cytochrome c3 family protein: MNSGIHIARKRKKHYKLRYLVWVVGVLLFLAITYVVYYFLMQQTTNQEYEPVQPIHFSHKVHADDNKIDCQFCHSGVRSSGIADIPPLSVCMTCHTEINEYFGDGSKKANRNKPLYDNEIKKLYKYVGFNGQTFQYTGQKKPIQWVRVNNLPDHVHFNHSQHVVLGKLDCQVCHGEVSKMETVRQAAPLTMGWCIECHRTMEVQNLNGKYYQNYKEEHARLAKKLGVKRLTVAQLGGTECSKCHY, encoded by the coding sequence ATGAACAGCGGTATTCACATAGCACGAAAAAGAAAAAAACACTACAAACTCAGGTACTTAGTTTGGGTAGTGGGCGTGTTGCTCTTCCTGGCGATTACCTATGTGGTGTACTACTTTTTAATGCAGCAAACCACTAACCAAGAGTATGAGCCCGTGCAGCCTATTCATTTTTCGCACAAAGTGCACGCTGACGACAATAAGATCGATTGCCAGTTCTGCCATTCGGGGGTGAGAAGCAGTGGTATAGCCGATATTCCACCACTAAGCGTTTGTATGACGTGCCACACGGAGATTAATGAATACTTCGGAGATGGCAGCAAAAAAGCTAATAGGAATAAGCCTCTCTACGACAACGAAATCAAAAAACTGTATAAGTATGTGGGTTTCAACGGGCAAACATTCCAGTATACGGGGCAGAAAAAGCCTATCCAATGGGTAAGGGTTAATAATTTGCCCGACCACGTGCATTTTAACCATTCGCAGCACGTAGTTTTGGGCAAACTCGATTGTCAAGTCTGTCACGGGGAAGTTTCTAAAATGGAAACTGTTCGACAGGCAGCACCGCTCACAATGGGTTGGTGCATCGAGTGTCACCGCACGATGGAAGTGCAAAATCTTAACGGAAAATACTATCAAAATTACAAAGAGGAGCACGCGCGGCTAGCAAAAAAGCTCGGTGTGAAGCGGTTGACCGTCGCACAGCTGGGTGGTACCGAATGTAGCAAATGTCACTATTAA
- a CDS encoding TAT-variant-translocated molybdopterin oxidoreductase, producing the protein MAEEKQYWKNIEELSPEYQLSDDQLKEFAEEIPIEEFIGETSMLKNTHSSRRDFLKFVGFSTMAAAMASCEGPVRKSIPYLVAPEQLRAGIPNYYATSINDGYDFASILVKTREGQPIFIERNKEAGTFSCTNARIIASVLGLYDNSRVKKPTNAKKETVSWDFLSQEAQKAISKAISEHKEIVLLTQTLASPSTYALIEDIQRKVPLFSVVEYDAISYEPTLAAYERLYGQRALPDYDFSKSDLIISFAADFLGDWNGKSYEDTYAKGRVPSEKGMSRHIQLESNLSLSGANADWRIMLTPYECAQVMKAFYNALFGNPQEEALEGRLQKIVQQLCEEVKQAKNPLIVSDFDDRDLQQAAMELNEHLHCEAYLSHEPLLIRKGDYGKIAHLLDQLENKKVGVLLIHNLNPVYTLSFGNGFKKYLKNVDFIVDFTQHLDETAICSSYVAPLHHYLEQWGDVCFKKSHYTLQQPVIRPLFDTKQLQDALMEWFGFEKTYYDYLKSHWKRHILKGSSWEKALQDGYFIVQGEENHKKPALLVPLGKACQYTFIQRPTDGFQLILYPTIALGDGRQANNPWLQELPDPITRATWDNYATLSVIDAKLLGIRNWHTSDGALNGHKITLIAGEKKIMLPALIQPGQAGGTIGLSLGYGQKEGLKKEMQVGVNAYVLYSEFAKVQNIRVEKAEGEHEFACIQLHNTLMGRGSIIKETTLEDFLHSDPPKEKEAVSLWESEAPTAGHLFKLSIDLNACTGCGACVIACHAENNVPVVGKEEVRRSRDMHWLRIDRYYSSTDSFINDAKLLDQAEGLETIGVLHRLEQASGNPQVNFQPVMCQHCNNAPCETVCPVAATSHGAQGQNQMVYNRCVGTRYCANNCPYKVRRFNWFEYSENDAFDFYMNDDIGRMVLNPDVTVRSRGVMEKCSFCIQQTQAIILKAKKENRPVAEGEFKNACACAAACNSEAMMFDDINDPSSGLREKIENKRSYALLEEIGTRPNVFYQAKVRNVRKSDNLPLDE; encoded by the coding sequence ATGGCAGAGGAAAAGCAGTATTGGAAAAATATAGAGGAACTCAGCCCAGAATATCAACTCTCTGACGATCAACTTAAAGAGTTTGCTGAGGAGATACCGATAGAGGAATTTATCGGCGAGACTTCTATGCTTAAAAATACCCATTCCTCACGCCGAGATTTCTTAAAATTCGTTGGGTTTAGCACTATGGCAGCCGCAATGGCTTCGTGCGAGGGACCAGTACGGAAAAGTATTCCTTATTTAGTGGCACCCGAGCAGCTGCGGGCAGGTATTCCCAATTATTATGCTACTTCTATCAACGATGGCTATGATTTTGCTTCTATTTTAGTAAAAACGCGAGAAGGGCAACCTATTTTTATCGAAAGAAATAAAGAAGCAGGTACTTTTAGCTGTACTAATGCGCGCATTATTGCTTCAGTGCTGGGTTTGTATGATAATTCGCGGGTAAAAAAGCCTACCAACGCCAAAAAAGAGACTGTATCGTGGGATTTTCTTTCACAAGAAGCACAAAAAGCCATCTCAAAAGCTATTTCCGAGCACAAGGAGATTGTACTCCTCACGCAAACCCTAGCCAGTCCTTCTACATATGCGCTCATCGAAGATATTCAGCGCAAAGTGCCTCTCTTCTCCGTCGTGGAATACGATGCGATTTCGTACGAGCCTACCCTCGCAGCTTACGAACGCTTGTACGGACAGAGAGCGCTTCCCGACTACGATTTCTCAAAAAGTGATTTAATAATTTCCTTTGCTGCGGACTTTTTAGGTGATTGGAATGGCAAATCCTACGAGGATACGTATGCGAAAGGCAGAGTGCCAAGCGAAAAGGGGATGTCGCGCCACATTCAATTGGAAAGTAATCTCTCACTTTCGGGCGCTAATGCGGATTGGCGCATAATGCTCACGCCTTACGAGTGCGCACAGGTGATGAAAGCCTTTTACAACGCACTTTTTGGCAATCCACAGGAAGAGGCACTCGAAGGGCGATTGCAAAAGATCGTTCAACAGCTATGTGAGGAAGTAAAGCAAGCCAAAAACCCTTTGATTGTCAGTGATTTTGACGATCGCGATTTGCAACAGGCAGCAATGGAGCTCAACGAGCATTTGCATTGTGAAGCCTACCTCTCTCACGAGCCGTTGCTCATTCGCAAGGGAGATTACGGAAAAATAGCGCACTTGCTCGATCAACTCGAAAATAAAAAAGTAGGAGTGCTGTTGATACACAATTTAAATCCTGTATATACGCTTTCCTTCGGTAATGGATTTAAAAAATACCTCAAAAATGTGGATTTCATCGTCGATTTTACCCAACATTTGGATGAAACAGCCATTTGCAGCTCGTATGTAGCGCCTTTGCATCATTATTTAGAGCAATGGGGCGATGTGTGCTTCAAAAAATCGCATTACACGCTGCAACAACCCGTAATTCGTCCACTTTTTGACACAAAACAGCTTCAAGATGCATTAATGGAGTGGTTTGGATTTGAAAAAACCTATTATGACTACTTAAAAAGCCATTGGAAGAGGCACATTCTCAAAGGAAGCTCGTGGGAAAAGGCGCTTCAAGACGGGTATTTCATCGTCCAAGGAGAAGAAAACCATAAAAAACCTGCACTTTTGGTTCCTTTGGGCAAGGCGTGCCAATACACGTTTATACAAAGGCCCACCGACGGATTTCAACTCATTTTGTATCCTACAATTGCCCTTGGCGACGGTAGGCAGGCGAATAATCCGTGGTTACAAGAGCTGCCCGACCCCATTACGCGCGCTACTTGGGATAACTACGCCACACTATCCGTAATAGATGCAAAGTTGCTCGGTATTCGCAATTGGCACACCTCGGACGGCGCCTTGAATGGGCACAAAATTACGCTCATCGCAGGCGAAAAGAAGATTATGTTGCCCGCACTCATCCAACCAGGGCAGGCAGGCGGAACTATCGGTTTGTCATTGGGCTACGGACAAAAAGAGGGCTTGAAGAAGGAAATGCAAGTGGGCGTAAATGCGTATGTGCTGTACAGTGAGTTTGCCAAAGTGCAAAACATCCGCGTGGAAAAGGCGGAGGGCGAACATGAATTTGCTTGCATTCAGCTACATAACACTTTGATGGGGCGCGGTTCGATTATCAAGGAGACGACTCTCGAAGATTTTTTACATAGCGATCCACCAAAGGAAAAAGAGGCGGTTTCTCTTTGGGAAAGTGAGGCACCTACCGCAGGACATTTGTTTAAACTTTCGATTGATCTCAACGCTTGCACAGGATGCGGGGCTTGCGTTATCGCCTGTCACGCTGAGAATAATGTGCCCGTAGTAGGCAAGGAGGAAGTGCGACGTTCGCGCGATATGCATTGGTTGCGCATCGATAGGTATTACTCCTCGACCGATAGCTTTATCAATGATGCAAAACTGCTCGACCAAGCAGAGGGATTGGAAACTATCGGCGTACTGCATCGCTTAGAGCAGGCGTCAGGCAATCCACAGGTGAATTTTCAGCCCGTAATGTGTCAGCACTGTAATAATGCCCCGTGTGAGACTGTCTGCCCCGTTGCAGCCACTTCTCACGGAGCGCAAGGGCAAAACCAAATGGTGTATAACCGTTGTGTAGGCACACGCTACTGCGCTAACAACTGTCCGTACAAAGTGCGGCGCTTCAACTGGTTTGAGTACAGTGAGAACGACGCTTTTGACTTCTATATGAACGATGATATCGGGCGGATGGTGCTTAACCCAGATGTAACAGTGCGTTCGCGTGGGGTGATGGAGAAATGTTCGTTCTGCATTCAGCAAACCCAAGCGATTATTCTCAAAGCGAAAAAGGAAAACCGCCCTGTGGCTGAGGGGGAATTCAAAAATGCGTGTGCTTGCGCCGCTGCTTGCAATAGTGAGGCGATGATGTTTGATGATATTAATGATCCTTCCAGCGGATTGCGAGAAAAAATAGAAAATAAGCGTTCCTATGCCTTATTGGAGGAGATAGGCACGCGTCCGAATGTGTTCTATCAGGCGAAAGTGAGAAATGTGCGAAAAAGTGATAACCTACCTTTAGATGAATAA